The following are from one region of the Denitrobacterium detoxificans genome:
- a CDS encoding ISL3 family transposase: protein MKSLLLLALGLARTVVLGARIEAERIVVSVRPYKREQRRCPVCGRACDFYDMANRGAPRLWRAMDLARSACYLEYAPCRVRCPEHGVRTEAVPWARHGARFTRDFEDWVAWLAVRCTASAVSELARVEWHSVGGVCRRVYAELEAARGASRFDGVRRIGIDETSYKKGHKYVTVVVDHDRGCLIWAHEGTGKDVLNLFLDELTREQRRAIEVVTADGARWIRQLVKRRCPNARWVMDPFHVVQWMNDALDAVRCEEWNAARAAARAARPRPEGKRGRPAKGELPPEEVRALEEEAASIKGSRYALVKNPEDLTDGQRARLEALKKRAGSRLVRAWELKEDLRAVFRAADGSEAAELLDDWMHRAAYCKIAKVVAVEKKVRRRRDDIIAAVELGISNGRVEAINNKIKVTVRMGYGFRNTDNLVALLMLRCGDCQPQLPGRPVKARKKGVKGAKSVAA from the coding sequence ATGAAGAGTCTACTACTTCTCGCCCTCGGTCTGGCCCGCACGGTCGTCCTGGGCGCGCGCATCGAGGCCGAGCGCATCGTCGTGAGCGTCCGGCCCTACAAGCGCGAGCAGCGCCGCTGCCCCGTATGCGGCAGGGCCTGCGACTTCTACGACATGGCGAACCGCGGGGCCCCCAGGCTGTGGAGGGCGATGGACCTGGCGCGCTCGGCCTGCTACCTGGAGTACGCGCCCTGCAGGGTGCGCTGCCCGGAGCACGGCGTGCGCACCGAGGCCGTCCCCTGGGCGCGGCACGGGGCGCGCTTCACGCGTGACTTCGAGGACTGGGTGGCGTGGCTGGCGGTCCGCTGCACCGCCTCGGCGGTCTCCGAGCTCGCCCGCGTCGAGTGGCACAGCGTGGGCGGCGTGTGCAGGCGCGTCTACGCCGAGCTGGAGGCCGCGCGCGGCGCCTCGAGGTTCGACGGCGTGCGCCGCATCGGCATCGACGAGACGTCGTACAAGAAGGGCCACAAGTACGTCACGGTGGTCGTCGACCACGACCGCGGCTGCCTCATCTGGGCGCACGAGGGCACCGGCAAGGACGTGCTCAACCTGTTCCTCGACGAGCTCACGCGCGAGCAGAGGCGCGCCATAGAGGTGGTGACCGCCGACGGCGCGAGGTGGATAAGGCAGCTGGTCAAGCGCCGCTGCCCCAACGCGAGGTGGGTCATGGACCCCTTCCACGTGGTCCAGTGGATGAACGACGCGCTCGACGCCGTGCGCTGCGAGGAGTGGAACGCCGCCAGGGCCGCCGCCAGGGCCGCCAGGCCCAGGCCCGAGGGCAAGCGCGGCAGGCCTGCCAAAGGCGAGCTGCCGCCCGAGGAGGTCAGGGCGCTCGAGGAGGAGGCGGCCTCCATCAAGGGCAGCCGCTACGCGCTCGTGAAGAACCCCGAGGACCTCACCGACGGCCAGAGGGCGAGGCTCGAGGCGCTCAAGAAGAGGGCCGGCTCGCGGCTGGTCAGGGCCTGGGAGCTCAAGGAGGACCTGCGGGCCGTCTTCCGGGCAGCCGACGGCTCCGAGGCCGCCGAGCTGCTCGACGACTGGATGCACAGGGCCGCCTACTGCAAGATCGCCAAGGTCGTCGCCGTGGAGAAGAAGGTGCGCCGCCGGCGCGACGACATCATCGCCGCAGTCGAGCTCGGCATCAGCAACGGGCGCGTAGAGGCCATCAACAACAAGATCAAGGTGACGGTGAGGATGGGCTACGGCTTCCGCAACACCGACAACCTCGTGGCCCTGCTCATGCTCAGGTGCGGCGACTGCCAGCCCCAGCTCCCGGGTCGCCCGGTGAAGGCGAGGAAGAAGGGCGTGAAGGGAGCGAAGAGCGTTGCTGCCTAG
- a CDS encoding formate--tetrahydrofolate ligase produces the protein MLTDIEIAQATKARPITEIADVAGVPREYLELYGNTKAKVDYNLLRDSQHEDGKLVLVTAINPTPAGEGKTTTTVGLADAMNLIGKKTVVALREPSLGPVFGIKGGAAGGGYAQVIPMEDINLHFTGDFHAIGAANNLLAALLDAHIHNGNELDIDTRRITWKRVVDMNDRQLRHVVDGLGGKANGVPREDGFDITVASEVMAIFCLATSITDLKERLGRIVVGYSHAGEPVTAHQLHAEGAMAALLKDALKPNLVQTLEGTPAFIHGGPFANIAHGCNSIMATRMAMALGDYCITEAGFGADLGAEKFLDIKCRLTGLKPDAVVVVATVRALKNHGGVPKDQLNDENLEALEAGLPNLLQHVENITKVYKLPCVVAINAFPTDTKAELDLVEAKCKELGVNVALSEVWAQGGKGGTALAEEVVRLCEQPNDFSFSYELEGGIADKIRTLAKRIYRADDVDFTAAAKKEIAELERLGFADMPVCMAKTQYSFSDDASLLGAPRGFRMTVRNVKVSAGAGFIVALTGSIMTMPGLGKRPAAFNIDVDETGKITGLF, from the coding sequence ATGCTGACCGATATCGAAATCGCCCAGGCGACCAAGGCTCGTCCCATTACCGAGATTGCCGATGTGGCCGGTGTTCCCCGCGAATACCTGGAGCTTTACGGCAATACGAAGGCTAAAGTCGATTACAACCTGCTGCGCGATTCACAGCATGAAGATGGCAAGCTCGTACTCGTTACCGCCATCAACCCCACTCCTGCGGGCGAAGGCAAGACCACCACGACGGTGGGCCTGGCCGATGCCATGAACCTTATTGGCAAGAAGACGGTCGTTGCTCTGCGCGAGCCGTCGCTTGGCCCGGTGTTCGGCATCAAGGGCGGCGCTGCCGGCGGTGGCTATGCCCAGGTTATTCCCATGGAGGACATTAACCTGCATTTCACGGGCGACTTCCATGCCATCGGCGCTGCGAACAACCTGCTTGCCGCACTGCTCGACGCGCACATCCACAATGGCAACGAGCTCGACATCGACACGCGCCGCATCACGTGGAAGCGCGTCGTCGACATGAACGATCGTCAGCTGCGTCACGTGGTCGACGGCTTGGGCGGCAAGGCGAATGGCGTGCCGCGCGAAGACGGCTTCGACATCACGGTGGCCAGCGAGGTCATGGCCATCTTCTGCCTGGCTACCTCCATCACTGACCTGAAGGAGCGCCTGGGTCGCATCGTGGTTGGCTACAGCCATGCTGGCGAGCCCGTTACCGCGCATCAGCTGCATGCCGAAGGTGCTATGGCGGCGCTTCTGAAGGATGCGCTCAAGCCCAACCTGGTCCAGACGCTGGAAGGCACGCCTGCATTCATCCATGGCGGCCCGTTCGCAAACATCGCGCATGGCTGCAATTCCATCATGGCCACTCGCATGGCCATGGCCCTGGGCGATTACTGCATCACCGAGGCCGGCTTCGGTGCCGACCTGGGTGCCGAGAAGTTCCTGGACATCAAGTGCCGCCTTACGGGCCTGAAGCCCGACGCGGTGGTCGTCGTTGCTACGGTGCGCGCGCTGAAGAATCATGGCGGCGTTCCGAAAGACCAGCTCAACGATGAGAATCTCGAGGCGCTCGAGGCTGGCCTGCCCAACCTCCTGCAGCACGTGGAAAACATTACGAAGGTCTACAAGCTTCCCTGTGTGGTTGCCATCAACGCATTCCCGACCGACACGAAGGCCGAGCTCGATCTGGTCGAAGCCAAGTGCAAGGAACTGGGCGTGAACGTGGCGCTTTCCGAGGTGTGGGCTCAGGGCGGCAAGGGCGGCACGGCGCTGGCCGAAGAGGTCGTGCGCCTGTGCGAGCAGCCCAACGACTTCTCGTTCAGCTACGAGCTGGAAGGTGGCATCGCCGACAAGATCCGCACGCTGGCCAAGCGCATCTACCGCGCCGACGACGTGGATTTCACGGCCGCTGCGAAGAAGGAAATCGCCGAGCTCGAGCGCCTTGGTTTCGCCGACATGCCCGTATGCATGGCGAAGACCCAGTACAGCTTTAGCGACGACGCCTCGCTGCTGGGCGCGCCCCGCGGCTTCCGCATGACAGTGCGCAACGTGAAGGTCAGTGCAGGTGCGGGCTTTATCGTCGCGCTCACGGGTAGTATCATGACGATGCCCGGCTTGGGCAAGCGTCCCGCGGCGTTCAATATCGACGTCGACGAGACGGGCAAGATTACCGGTCTGTTCTAA